The Melospiza georgiana isolate bMelGeo1 chromosome 26, bMelGeo1.pri, whole genome shotgun sequence genome window below encodes:
- the ARID3A gene encoding AT-rich interactive domain-containing protein 3A isoform X1, with protein MKLQAVMENLQRQQRARLLQEQQQQQPPARCTSPPAQPSQPPGQPRGRGQEAAAPSEEGAEPESAHMQRAQMAALAAMRAAAAGLSHSPSPGLSDESQASEEEEEEERGEEEEDGGGYQQEMGSEEEEDLKGKWDGDDFEEDLGEEEEEEEEEEEEEDYEEEEDMGEEGLSSAEAVRAGAGSLLLRKPPAPQHYRGEPPRLPGGQERLPPGLGHAQPPPPAPDHGDWTYEEQFKQLYELDGDPRRKEFLDDLFSFMQKRGTPVNRIPIMAKQVLDLYMLYTLVTEKGGLVEVINKKLWREITKGLSLPTSITSAAFTLRTQYMKYLYPYECEKRGLSNPNELQAAIDSNRREGRRQGFGGSLFAYSPGGTHGLLSSPKLPVPALGLASATNGGAITPGQKIKKEEDSPIPISMPSRLPVSLAGHPVVAAQAAAVQVAAAAQAAALEQLREKLESGEPPEKKLALVTDEQQRLMQRALQQNLLAMTAQLPMSIRINSQGTRSPGQCRPRPCGPTRLPAPAGSVTRLSPAENRPDAAAASSNGTNSISMSVEINGIVYAGVLFAQTPGPSSSSSSSSSSAYSKGNGGSSRSSGGSGVGSGGGSVPPAPAGLAVPPSSTSNSASSP; from the exons ATGAAGCTGCAGGCGGTGATGGAGAACCTGCAGCGGCAGCAGCGCGCgcggctgctgcaggagcagcagcagcagcagccgccaGCACGCTGCACGTCCCCTCCAGCGCAGCCCTCGCAGcccccggggcagccccggggccgcgggcaGGAGGCGGCAGCGCCCTCGGAGGAGGGAGCGGAGCCCGAGAGCGCGCACATGCAGCGGGCACAGATGGCCGCCCTGGCTGCCATGcgggcggccgccgccggccTCAGCCACTCGCCCAGCCCGGGGCTGTCGGATGAGAGCCAGGCCTccgaggaggaggaagaggaggagcgcggagaggaggaggaagatggcGGCGGGTACCAGCAGGAGATGGGCtctgaagaggaggaggatcT AAAGGGCAAATGGGATGGAGATGACTTTGAAGAGGACCTgggtgaggaggaagaggaagaagaagaggaggaggaagaggaagactACGAGGAAGAAGAAGACATGGGAGAGGAAGGGCTCAGCTCGGCAGAGGCGGTGCGGGCGGGCGCGGGGTCCCTGCTGCTCCGCAAGCCCCCAGCGCCCCAGCACTACCGGGGGGAGCCCCCACGGCTGCCAGGCGGGCAGGAGCGGCTGCCCCCCGGCCTGGGCCACGCTCAGCCCCCGCCACCAGCCCCTGACCACGGCGACTGGACCTACGAGGAGCAGTTCAAGCAG CTGTACGAGCTGGATGGTGACCCCAGGAGGAAGGAGTTCCTGGATGACCTGTTCAGCTTCATGCAGAAGCGTG GGACCCCCGTGAACAGGATCCCCATCATGGCCAAGCAGGTGCTGGACCTGTACATGCTGTACACGCTGGTGACCGAGAAGGGGGGGCTGGTGGAGGTCATCAACAAGAAGCTGTGGAGGGAGATCACcaaggggctgagcctgcccaCCTCCATCACCAGCGCGGCCTTCACCCTGCGCACCCA GTACATGAAGTACCTGTACCCCTACGAGTGTGAGAAGCGTGGGCTGAGCAACCCCAACGAGCTGCAGGCGGCCATCGACAGCAACCGGCGGGAGGGCCGGCGGCAGGGCTTCGGGGGCTCCCTCTTTGCCTACTCGCCCGGTGGCACCCACGGCCTCCTCTCCTCGCCCAAGCTGCCAGTGCCAGCGCTGGGGCTGGCATCTGCCACCAACGGCGGCGCCATCACGCCCGGCCAGAAGATCAAGAAAG AGGAGGACtctcccatccccatctccatgcCCAGCCGGCTCCCGGTGTCCCTGGCCGGGCACCCGGTGGTGGCGGCGCAGGCAGCCGCGGTGCAGGTGGCGGCGGCCGCCCAGGCCGCGGCGCTGGAGCAGCTGCGGGAGAAGCTGGAGTCGGGGGAGCCGCCGGAGAAGAAGCTGGCGCTGGTGACGGACGAGCAGCAGCGGCTGATGCAGCGGGCGCTGCAGCAGAACCTCCTGGCCATGACGGCCCAGCTGCCCATGAGCATCCGCATCAACAGCCAGGGCACCCGCTCGCCAGGTCAGTGCCGGCCCCGGCCCTGCGGCCCCACGCGGCTCCCGGCCCCGGCGGGCTCGGTAACGCGGCTCTCCCCGGCAGAGAACCGCCCGGACGCCGCCGCCGCCAGCAGCAACGGCACCAACAGCATCAGCATGTCCGTGGAGATCAACGGCATCGTGTACGCAG GTGTGCTGTTCGCCCAGACGCCCggcccttcctcctcctcttcctcctcctcctcctctgcctaCAGCAAAGGCAACGGCGGCAGCAGCCggagcagcggcggcagcggggtGGGGAGCGGCGGTGGGAGCGtgccccccgccccggccggcCTGGCCGTGCCCCCCAGCTCTACCTCCAACAGCGCTTCTTCGCCTTAA
- the ARID3A gene encoding AT-rich interactive domain-containing protein 3A isoform X2, with the protein MKLQAVMENLQRQQRARLLQEQQQQQPPARCTSPPAQPSQPPGQPRGRGQEAAAPSEEGAEPESAHMQRAQMAALAAMRAAAAGLSHSPSPGLSDESQASEEEEEEERGEEEEDGGGYQQEMGSEEEEDLKGKWDGDDFEEDLGEEEEEEEEEEEEEDYEEEEDMGEEGLSSAEAVRAGAGSLLLRKPPAPQHYRGEPPRLPGGQERLPPGLGHAQPPPPAPDHGDWTYEEQFKQLYELDGDPRRKEFLDDLFSFMQKRGTPVNRIPIMAKQVLDLYMLYTLVTEKGGLVEVINKKLWREITKGLSLPTSITSAAFTLRTQYMKYLYPYECEKRGLSNPNELQAAIDSNRREGRRQGFGGSLFAYSPGGTHGLLSSPKLPVPALGLASATNGGAITPGQKIKKEEDSPIPISMPSRLPVSLAGHPVVAAQAAAVQVAAAAQAAALEQLREKLESGEPPEKKLALVTDEQQRLMQRALQQNLLAMTAQLPMSIRINSQGTRSPENRPDAAAASSNGTNSISMSVEINGIVYAGVLFAQTPGPSSSSSSSSSSAYSKGNGGSSRSSGGSGVGSGGGSVPPAPAGLAVPPSSTSNSASSP; encoded by the exons ATGAAGCTGCAGGCGGTGATGGAGAACCTGCAGCGGCAGCAGCGCGCgcggctgctgcaggagcagcagcagcagcagccgccaGCACGCTGCACGTCCCCTCCAGCGCAGCCCTCGCAGcccccggggcagccccggggccgcgggcaGGAGGCGGCAGCGCCCTCGGAGGAGGGAGCGGAGCCCGAGAGCGCGCACATGCAGCGGGCACAGATGGCCGCCCTGGCTGCCATGcgggcggccgccgccggccTCAGCCACTCGCCCAGCCCGGGGCTGTCGGATGAGAGCCAGGCCTccgaggaggaggaagaggaggagcgcggagaggaggaggaagatggcGGCGGGTACCAGCAGGAGATGGGCtctgaagaggaggaggatcT AAAGGGCAAATGGGATGGAGATGACTTTGAAGAGGACCTgggtgaggaggaagaggaagaagaagaggaggaggaagaggaagactACGAGGAAGAAGAAGACATGGGAGAGGAAGGGCTCAGCTCGGCAGAGGCGGTGCGGGCGGGCGCGGGGTCCCTGCTGCTCCGCAAGCCCCCAGCGCCCCAGCACTACCGGGGGGAGCCCCCACGGCTGCCAGGCGGGCAGGAGCGGCTGCCCCCCGGCCTGGGCCACGCTCAGCCCCCGCCACCAGCCCCTGACCACGGCGACTGGACCTACGAGGAGCAGTTCAAGCAG CTGTACGAGCTGGATGGTGACCCCAGGAGGAAGGAGTTCCTGGATGACCTGTTCAGCTTCATGCAGAAGCGTG GGACCCCCGTGAACAGGATCCCCATCATGGCCAAGCAGGTGCTGGACCTGTACATGCTGTACACGCTGGTGACCGAGAAGGGGGGGCTGGTGGAGGTCATCAACAAGAAGCTGTGGAGGGAGATCACcaaggggctgagcctgcccaCCTCCATCACCAGCGCGGCCTTCACCCTGCGCACCCA GTACATGAAGTACCTGTACCCCTACGAGTGTGAGAAGCGTGGGCTGAGCAACCCCAACGAGCTGCAGGCGGCCATCGACAGCAACCGGCGGGAGGGCCGGCGGCAGGGCTTCGGGGGCTCCCTCTTTGCCTACTCGCCCGGTGGCACCCACGGCCTCCTCTCCTCGCCCAAGCTGCCAGTGCCAGCGCTGGGGCTGGCATCTGCCACCAACGGCGGCGCCATCACGCCCGGCCAGAAGATCAAGAAAG AGGAGGACtctcccatccccatctccatgcCCAGCCGGCTCCCGGTGTCCCTGGCCGGGCACCCGGTGGTGGCGGCGCAGGCAGCCGCGGTGCAGGTGGCGGCGGCCGCCCAGGCCGCGGCGCTGGAGCAGCTGCGGGAGAAGCTGGAGTCGGGGGAGCCGCCGGAGAAGAAGCTGGCGCTGGTGACGGACGAGCAGCAGCGGCTGATGCAGCGGGCGCTGCAGCAGAACCTCCTGGCCATGACGGCCCAGCTGCCCATGAGCATCCGCATCAACAGCCAGGGCACCCGCTCGCCAG AGAACCGCCCGGACGCCGCCGCCGCCAGCAGCAACGGCACCAACAGCATCAGCATGTCCGTGGAGATCAACGGCATCGTGTACGCAG GTGTGCTGTTCGCCCAGACGCCCggcccttcctcctcctcttcctcctcctcctcctctgcctaCAGCAAAGGCAACGGCGGCAGCAGCCggagcagcggcggcagcggggtGGGGAGCGGCGGTGGGAGCGtgccccccgccccggccggcCTGGCCGTGCCCCCCAGCTCTACCTCCAACAGCGCTTCTTCGCCTTAA
- the R3HDM4 gene encoding R3H domain-containing protein 4 isoform X1 — translation MCCCNNGADARVPHPAAVAAPAPSAGLTPAAVPARRIEDCLPLLQDSPSKRFSPSKRKQYYINKAIRNSDLIPRAKGRKSLQRLENTRYLMTLLEQDDCGSDEGELSHSATPSIFTEACNNETYVEIWNDFMNRSGEEQERVLLYLEEEARKKHRRKLPVKNEDKWKELPAYTPQECFQRISRRLRATLKRGRIPMGTLEGLEEELLAFFSVTPQSVYTALMDNSFERLLLHALCQYMDLVSASSDIEGKRQMKVSNKHRVFLPPELLLSDYLGQMS, via the exons ATGTGTTGCTGTAACAATGGTGCTGATGCTCGGGTGCCCCATCCcgctgctgtggctgctccagccccctcaGCTGGGCTcacccctgctgctgtgcccgcCAGGAGGATCGAGGActgcctgcccctgctgcaggacTCCCCCTCCAAGCGTTTCTCTCCGTCCAAGAGGAAGCAGTACTACATCAACAAAGCCATCCGCAACTCCGACCTCATCCCCAGGGCCAAGGGCCGCAAGAGCCTCCAGAGGCTGGAGAACA CTCGTTACCTGATGACGCTTCTGGAGCAGGATGACTGCGGGAGCGACGAGGGAGAGCTCAGCCACTCTGCCACCCCCAGCATCTTCACTGAGGCCTGCAACAATGAGACCTATGTGGAG ATCTGGAACGACTTCATGAACCGCtcgggagaggagcaggagagggtCCTGCTGTACCTGGAGGAGGAGGCCAGGAAGAAGCACAGGAGGAAGCTGCCTGTCAAGAACGAGGACAAGTGGAAAG agctccctgcctaCACCCCCCAGGAGTGCTTCCAGCGCATCAGCCGCCGCCTGCGTGCCACCCTgaagaggggcaggatccccatg GGGActctggaggggctggaggaggagctgctggccttCTTCTCTGTCACCCCTCAATCTGTCTACACAGCACTGATGGATAACAG cttTGAGAGGCTCCTGCTCCACGCCCTCTGCCAGTACATGGATCTCGTCTCTGCCA GCTCGGACATCGAAGGGAAGCGCCAGATGAAAGTGAGCAACAAACACCGCGTGTTCCTGCCcccggagctgctgctctcagacTACCTGGGCCAGATGAGCTGA
- the R3HDM4 gene encoding R3H domain-containing protein 4 isoform X2, with protein sequence MVVLRGGAGPEEPFPRIEDCLPLLQDSPSKRFSPSKRKQYYINKAIRNSDLIPRAKGRKSLQRLENTRYLMTLLEQDDCGSDEGELSHSATPSIFTEACNNETYVEIWNDFMNRSGEEQERVLLYLEEEARKKHRRKLPVKNEDKWKELPAYTPQECFQRISRRLRATLKRGRIPMGTLEGLEEELLAFFSVTPQSVYTALMDNSFERLLLHALCQYMDLVSASSDIEGKRQMKVSNKHRVFLPPELLLSDYLGQMS encoded by the exons ATGGTGGTGCTGCGGGGCGGCGCGGGCCCCGAGGAGCCGTTCCC GAGGATCGAGGActgcctgcccctgctgcaggacTCCCCCTCCAAGCGTTTCTCTCCGTCCAAGAGGAAGCAGTACTACATCAACAAAGCCATCCGCAACTCCGACCTCATCCCCAGGGCCAAGGGCCGCAAGAGCCTCCAGAGGCTGGAGAACA CTCGTTACCTGATGACGCTTCTGGAGCAGGATGACTGCGGGAGCGACGAGGGAGAGCTCAGCCACTCTGCCACCCCCAGCATCTTCACTGAGGCCTGCAACAATGAGACCTATGTGGAG ATCTGGAACGACTTCATGAACCGCtcgggagaggagcaggagagggtCCTGCTGTACCTGGAGGAGGAGGCCAGGAAGAAGCACAGGAGGAAGCTGCCTGTCAAGAACGAGGACAAGTGGAAAG agctccctgcctaCACCCCCCAGGAGTGCTTCCAGCGCATCAGCCGCCGCCTGCGTGCCACCCTgaagaggggcaggatccccatg GGGActctggaggggctggaggaggagctgctggccttCTTCTCTGTCACCCCTCAATCTGTCTACACAGCACTGATGGATAACAG cttTGAGAGGCTCCTGCTCCACGCCCTCTGCCAGTACATGGATCTCGTCTCTGCCA GCTCGGACATCGAAGGGAAGCGCCAGATGAAAGTGAGCAACAAACACCGCGTGTTCCTGCCcccggagctgctgctctcagacTACCTGGGCCAGATGAGCTGA
- the MED16 gene encoding LOW QUALITY PROTEIN: mediator of RNA polymerase II transcription subunit 16 (The sequence of the model RefSeq protein was modified relative to this genomic sequence to represent the inferred CDS: inserted 3 bases in 3 codons) → MDLAYVCEWXKKPKSNHCPSIPLVCAWSCRNLIAFTTDLRNEEEKDLTHMVHIIDTEHPWXVYSVNSGHTEVITCLEWDQSGSRLLSADADGHIKCWSMTDHLANSWENTVGSVVEGXPVVALSWLHNGVKLALHVEKSGASNFGEKFSRVKFSPSLTLFGGKPMEGWIAVTISGLVTVSLLKPNGQVLTATESLCRLRCRVALADVAFTGGGNIVVATSDGSSTSPVQFYKVCVSVVNEKCKIDTEILPSLFMRCTTDPARKDKYPAITHLKFLARDMSEQVLLCASNQNNSIVECWSLRKEGLPVNNIFQQISPVVGDKQPMILKWRILSATNDLDRVSAVALPKLPISLTNTDLKVANDTKFFPGLGLALAFHDGSVHIVHRLSLQMMAVFYGSSSQRPVDEPALKRPRTTGPLVHFKAMQLSWTSLALAGVDSHGKLSMLRISPSMGHVLDMNMSLRHLLFLLEYCMVTGYDWWDILLHVQPSMVQNLVEKLHEEYMRQNAALQQVLSTRIVAMKASLCKLSSSTIARVCDYHAKLFLIAISCTLKSLLRPHFLNTPDKSPGDRLTEICSKITDVDIDKVMINLKTEEFVLEMTTLQSLQQLIQWVGDFVLYLLASLPNQGSPVRPGHSFLRDGASLGMFRELMVVIRIWGLLKPSCLPVYTATSDTQDSMSLLFRLLTKLWLCCREENHITEPDDALIDECCLLPSQLLIPNIDWLPINDGIISKLQNKQLVRLQFGKAPGLVGHTVSSQFDAFVRAPGQPKIDHLRRLHLGAYPTEECKSCTRCGCVTMLKSPNKVTAVKQWEQRWIKNCLCGGLWRKMPLSYS, encoded by the exons ATGGACCTGGCCTACGTGTGCGAGT AGAAGAAGCCCAAGAGCAACCACTGCCCGTCCATCCCGCTGGTGTGCGCCTGGTCCTGCCGCAACCTCATCGCCTTCACCACGGACCTCCGCAATGAGGAGGAGAAAG ATCTCACCCACATGGTTCATATCATCGACACCGAGCACCCCT GTGTCTACTCTGTCAACTCGGGCCACACTGAGGTCATCACGTGTTTGGAGTGGGATCAGTCAG gctccaggctgctctcagcagaTGCTGATGGCCACATCAAGTGCTGGAGCATGACAGATCACCTGGCCAACAGCTGGGAGAACACGGTGGGCAGCGTGGTGGAAG GACCTGTGGTggccctgtcctggctgcacAATGGGGTCAAGCTGGCTCTGCACGTGGAGAAG TCTGGAGCCTCGAACTTCGGCGAGAAGTTTTCCCGGGTGAAATTCTCTCCATCCCTGACTCTGTTTGGTGGGAAGCCCATGGAGGGCTGGATTGCTGTGACCATCAGTGGCCTGGTCACCGTGTCCCTGCTCAAGCCCAACGGGCAGGTGCTGACGGCCACCGAGAGCCTTTGCCGCCTCCGCTGCCGCGTGGCCTTGGCCGACGTCGCCTTCACGGGCGGGGGCAACATCGTGGTGGCCACGTCtgatggcagcagcacctcccccGTGCAGTTCTACAAGGTTTGTGTCAGCGTGGTGAACGAGAAGTGCAAGATTGACACCGAGATCCTGCCCTCGCTCTTCATGCGCTGCACCACCGACCCCGCGCGCAAGGACAAGTACCCGGCCATCACCCACCTGAAGTTCCTGGCCCGGGACATGTCAGAGCAG GTGCTGCTTTGTGCTTCCAACCAAAACAACAGCATTGTGGAGTGCTGGTCCCTTAGGAAGGAGGGTCTGCCTGTCAACAACATCTTCCAGCAAATCTCTCCTGTGG TGGGAGACAAGCAGCCCATGATTCTGAAGTGGAGGATCCTGTCTGCCACCAATGACCTGGACAGGGTgtcagctgtggcactgccaaagctcCCAATCTCCCTGACCAACACTGACCTGAAGGTGGCAAATGACACCAAGTTCTTCCCTGGGCTGG ggctggcctTGGCTTTCCATGATGGCAGTGTGCACATTGTGcacaggctgtccctgcagatgATGGCTGTGTTTTATGGCTCCTCCTCGCAGCGCCCCGTGGACGAGCCAGCCCTCAAACGCCCGCGCACCACAGGGCCCCTGGTGCACTTCAAGGCcatgcagctctcctggacatccctggccctggctgGTGTGGACAGTCATGGAAAG CTGAGCATGCTCCGCATCTCCCCGTCCATGGGCCACGTGCTGGACATGAACATGTCCCTGAGGCACTTGCTGTTCCTGCTGGAGTACTGCATGGTCACTGGCTACGACTGGTGGGACATCCTGCTCCACGTCCAGCCCAGCATGGTGCAGAACCTGGTGGAGAAGCTGCACGAGGAGTACATGCGTCAgaatgcagccctgcagcag GTGCTCTCCACGCGCATTGTTGCCATGAAGGCATCTCTGTGCAagctctcctccagcaccaTCGCCCGTGTGTGTGACTACCACGCCAAGCTCTTCCTCATTGCCATCAGCTGCACCCTGAAGTCTCTGCTGCGCCCACATTTCCTCAACACCCCTGACAAGAGCCCCGGGGACCGGCTCACCGAGATCTGCTCCAAGATCACGGATGTAG ACATTGACAAGGTGATGATTAACCTGAAGACAGAAGAGTTTGTCCTGGAGATGACAAcactgcagtccctgcagcagctcatccAGTGGGTGGGGGATTTTGTGCTCTACCTGCTGGCCAGCCTTCCCAACCAG ggctcccCAGTGCGGCCTGGGCACAGCTTCCTGCGCGACGGCGCGTCCCTGGGCATGTTCCGCGAGCTGATGGTGGTGATCCGCATCTGGGGGCTGCTGAAGCCCAGCTGCCTGCCCGTGTACACAGCAACCTCAGACACCCAGGACAGCATGTCCCTGCTCTTCAGGCTCCTGACcaagctctggctgtgct GTCGTGAGGAAAATCACATCACAGAGCCCGATGATGCCCTGATCGATGagtgctgcctcctgcccagccagctgCTCATCCCCAACATTGACTGGCTGCCCATCAACGATGGCATCATCAGCAAGCTGCAGAACAAGCAGCTGGTCAGGCTGCAGTTTGGGAAGGCTCCTGGGCTCGTTGGCCACACTGTCTCCTCCCAGTTTGATGCCTTTGTCAG